From Camelina sativa cultivar DH55 chromosome 7, Cs, whole genome shotgun sequence, one genomic window encodes:
- the LOC104699606 gene encoding uncharacterized protein LOC104699606 yields MILLPRYQWKLTALVADYNSLMRLQPLLMQCPEVMTPNVVNEEWLCDCCTLLLPCSLFDCGHHVCYPCILGTAFEQLRASNVIICPVPGCNCFINYSSLPTPIKNMYLSSLLIDFVDNTVDRRSRFAYCVDMARSHKKEVISCVATVALFGFCFYKVQHWEEEHPWKAWLLRYGLSKLW; encoded by the exons ATGATCCTGCTACCCCGATACCAATGGAAATTAACTGCTTTGGTTGCTGACTACAATTCCTTGATGAGGCTCCAACCTTTACTTATGCAGTGTCCTGAAGTAATGACACCAAACGTTGTGAATGAAGAATGGCTATGTGACTGCTGCACGTTGCTCCTTCCTTGTTCCCTCTTTGACTGTGGACACCATGTTTGCTATCCTTGCATTTTGG GTACGGCTTTCGAACAACTGAGAGCGAGCAATGTCATAATCTGTCCTGTTCCTGGTTGTAACTGTTTCATCAACTATTCGAGTTTACCTACTCCTATTAAGAATATGTACCTGAGTTCATTGCTTATAGACTTCGTGGATAACACTGTTGATAGGAGATCCCGTTTTGCATATT GTGTTGATATGGCTAGGAGCCATAAGAAGGAAGTGATTTCATGCGTTGCTACAGTAGCTCTCTTTGGATTTTGCTTCTACAAAGTTCAGCATTGGGAAGAGGAGCATCCATGGAAGGCATGGCTTCTTCGCTATGGCCTTTCAAAACTATGGTGA
- the LOC104699607 gene encoding NADH dehydrogenase [ubiquinone] iron-sulfur protein 5-B-like: protein MASGWGITGNKGRCYDFWMDFSECMSHCREPKDCTLLREDYLECLHHSKEFQRRNRIYKEEQRKLRAASRKGEDTGDGTPTHH, encoded by the exons aTGGCGTCGGGGTGGGGGATAACGGGGAACAAAGGGAGATGTTACGATTTCTGGATGGACTTCAGTGAATGTATGTCTCATTGCAGAGAGCCCAAAGATTGTACTCTTCTTCGTGAAGACTACCTCGAGTGTCTTCACCATTCCAAAGAg TTCCAACGAAGAAACAGGATATACAAAGAGGAACAACGTAAACTAAGAGCAGCTTCAAGGAAAGGCGAAGATACCGGGGATGGGACTCCTACTCATCACTAA
- the LOC104699608 gene encoding protein SRC2 homolog, whose translation METKSLQIKVMSAKGLKKVSKMDVFVAVKLSGDPKCSDHREQRTQVARNSGTTPKWSNDFMKFPIDQTLAEANRLVITFKIKREQRGSGEKDIGEVHVPVKELLDHLGNDKTGERYVTYQIGKSKGDISFTYSFTDQVAITSGGGCSRYLAPEPVRPAATHQPVLNRPVLSQLLPSVGSFSYDHVPCQSQSQPPFYPPQAQPEILPPAFFPGLYQPHGYQMSYIPESPPTMYTSIFPGLSCPPQTQPGGLYPPTSPYRF comes from the coding sequence ATGGAGACGAAATCTCTACAGATAAAGGTGATGTCAGCAAAAGGGCTTAAGAAAGTCTCGAAGATGGATGTTTTCGTGGCCGTGAAGTTATCTGGCGATCCCAAATGCTCCGACCACCGTGAGCAGCGGACACAAGTGGCAAGAAACAGTGGAACAACCCCCAAATGGAGCAATGATTTCATGAAATTCCCCATTGACCAAACCTTAGCTGAGGCTAACCGCCTTGTGATCACTTTCAAGATCAAGCGAGAGCAACGTGGAAGCGGAGAGAAAGACATCGGCGAGGTTCACGTTCCTGTGAAAGAGCTTTTGGATCATCTTGGAAACGATAAGACCGGTGAAAGATACGTCACATATCAAATCGGAAAATCCAAAGGCGATATTAGTTTCACTTATTCGTTCACCGATCAGGTGGCGATTACTAGCGGTGGTGGCTGCTCACGATACCTAGCTCCCGAGCCGGTGCGTCCTGCAGCGACACACCAGCCTGTTTTGAACAGACCCGTATTGAGTCAGTTGCTTCCAAGCGTGGGATCGTTTAGCTACGATCACGTTCCTTGTCAGTCTCAGTCTCAGCCACCGTTTTATCCACCACAGGCTCAGCCGGAGATTCTTCCGCCGGCTTTCTTCCCCGGATTGTATCAGCCTCATGGATATCAGATGAGTTACATACCGGAAAGTCCACCGACAATGTATACATCTATATTTCCTGGCTTATCATGTCCGCCGCAGACACAACCGGGGGGACTATATCCACCGACGAGCCCTTACAGATTTTAG